One Eleginops maclovinus isolate JMC-PN-2008 ecotype Puerto Natales chromosome 22, JC_Emac_rtc_rv5, whole genome shotgun sequence DNA segment encodes these proteins:
- the LOC134859235 gene encoding carbohydrate sulfotransferase 15-like isoform X1, giving the protein MSLSDCKYGSNTHTDYTHSLHSLPMVDDYGKRPIRRLLDVSEHLDIKWSLTNFRSISKVKVVSFLMGLTLTFLIMASYILTWDRKGLLLTPSPSQLRPVVVLTSTAEAPSGNNLIDMLLLARMISSKLEYTPRKVPDEKDVVGTDSHLFSVIPRHFLPGIKSPCWYEEFSSERSTDLYRRNLFTQRSKTFKTVCDHMRTNFQQHLYHRGSKVFRLRCLPYFYIIGQPKCGTTDLFHRLLLHPEVKFNTMKEPHWWTRKRFGYIRFKDGFQESFPVEDYLDLFDLAAQNIQEGISGNSSGDHRALITGEASASTMWDNQAWSYLHTDREETEPPFLAQDFIHTVQPGAKIIIMLRDPVERLYSDYLYFKMANKSAEDFHQKVVDSVHLFQSCLSDRSLHSCVYDTSLSNSMPVRLHLGMYIIFLLDWLTVFDREQIIVLRLEDYAANLEVTIKKVFDFLRVGPLSEQGEAALTKRPLSNTRRTADRNLGPMLPATKDFLREFHKPFNQKLASVLDNKAFLWSNS; this is encoded by the exons ATGTCACTATCGGACTGCAAATATGGGAGCAACACCCACACGGACTACACTCACAGCCTTCACAGCTTGCCCATGGTTGATGACTATGGGAAAAGGCCCATCAGGAGATTGCTTGACGTGTCTGAACATCTGGACATCAAGTGGTCACTGACAAACTTTAGGAGCATCTCGAAAGTGAAAGTGGTTAGCTTCCTGATGGGTTTGACTCTGACCTTCCTCATCATGGCTTCCTACATCCTAACGTGGGACAGGAAGGGACTTTTGCTCACCCCCTCACCCTCTCAGCTCAGGCCTGTGGTCGTACTGACAAGCACAGCCGAAGCTCCCTCTGGAAATAATTTAATAGACATGTTACTCCTGGCGAGAATGATCAGCTCTAAACTGGAATACACACCCAGGAAGGTGCCTGATGAAAAGGATGTTGTTGGAACGGACTCTCAT TTGTTCTCTGTAATTCCTCGCCACTTCCTGCCCGGCATTAAGAGCCCTTGCTGGTATGAGGAGTTCTCCAGTGAACGCAGCACTGATCTGTACCGGAGGAACCTCTTCACTCAGCGCTCAAAGACCTTCAAGACTGTGTGTGACCACATGAGGACTAATTTCCAGCAGCACTTGTATCACAGAGGAAGCAAAGTGTTTCGCCTACGCTGCTTACCGTACTTCTACATCATCGGACAGCCGAAGTGCGGCACAACCGACTTGTTCCACCGGCTGCTGCTGCATCCAGAGGTCAAGTTCAACACCATGAAGGAACCGCACTGGTGGACCAGGAAACGCTTCG GTTATATTCGTTTCAAAGATGGCTTCCAGGAAAGTTTCCCTGTGGAAGATTATCTGGATCTGTTTGACTTGGCAGCCCAAAACATCCAAGAAGGTATCAGTGGAAATTCATCTGGAGACCACCGCGCACTaataacag GTGAAGCCAGTGCTTCCACTATGTGGGACAACCAGGCCTGGAGCTACCTTCACACAGACAGGGAGGAGACAGAGCCCCCGTTCCTGGCCCAGGACTTCATTCACACAGTCCAGCCTGGTGCCAAAATCATCATCATGCTTAGAGATCCAGTAGAAAG ACTTTATTCGGACTATCTGTACTTCAAGATGGCCAACAAGTCAGCAGAGGACTTCCATCAGAAGGTCGTGGACTCTGTACATCTGTTTCAGTCCTGCCTGTCCGACAGGTCTCTTCATTCCTGCGTTTACGACACCAGCCTCTCCAACTCCATGCCG GTCAGGCTACATTTAGGGATGTACATCATCTTCCTGCTGGACTGGCTGACAGTTTTCGATAGGGAGCAGATTATAGTTCTTCGACTGGAGGACTACGCAGCTAACCTTGAAGTGACAATCAAGAAAGTTTTTGATTTCTTGAGAGTAG GTCCTCTGTCTGAGCAGGGGGAGGCAGCGCTGACCAAGCGGCCCCTGTCTAACACCCGGCGCACAGCAGACAGGAACCTGGGTCCTATGCTTCCAGCCACTAAAGACTTTCTCAGGGAATTTCACAAACCCTTCAACCAAAAACTGGCTAGTGTGTTGGACAACAAAGCCTTCCTCTGGAGTAACTCCTGA
- the LOC134859235 gene encoding carbohydrate sulfotransferase 15-like isoform X2 encodes MSLSDCKYGSNTHTDYTHSLHSLPMVDDYGKRPIRRLLDVSEHLDIKWSLTNFRSISKVKVVSFLMGLTLTFLIMASYILTWDRKGLLLTPSPSQLRPVVVLTSTAEAPSGNNLIDMLLLARMISSKLEYTPRKVPDEKDVVGTDSHLFSVIPRHFLPGIKSPCWYEEFSSERSTDLYRRNLFTQRSKTFKTVCDHMRTNFQQHLYHRGSKVFRLRCLPYFYIIGQPKCGTTDLFHRLLLHPEVKFNTMKEPHWWTRKRFGYIRFKDGFQESFPVEDYLDLFDLAAQNIQEGEASASTMWDNQAWSYLHTDREETEPPFLAQDFIHTVQPGAKIIIMLRDPVERLYSDYLYFKMANKSAEDFHQKVVDSVHLFQSCLSDRSLHSCVYDTSLSNSMPVRLHLGMYIIFLLDWLTVFDREQIIVLRLEDYAANLEVTIKKVFDFLRVGPLSEQGEAALTKRPLSNTRRTADRNLGPMLPATKDFLREFHKPFNQKLASVLDNKAFLWSNS; translated from the exons ATGTCACTATCGGACTGCAAATATGGGAGCAACACCCACACGGACTACACTCACAGCCTTCACAGCTTGCCCATGGTTGATGACTATGGGAAAAGGCCCATCAGGAGATTGCTTGACGTGTCTGAACATCTGGACATCAAGTGGTCACTGACAAACTTTAGGAGCATCTCGAAAGTGAAAGTGGTTAGCTTCCTGATGGGTTTGACTCTGACCTTCCTCATCATGGCTTCCTACATCCTAACGTGGGACAGGAAGGGACTTTTGCTCACCCCCTCACCCTCTCAGCTCAGGCCTGTGGTCGTACTGACAAGCACAGCCGAAGCTCCCTCTGGAAATAATTTAATAGACATGTTACTCCTGGCGAGAATGATCAGCTCTAAACTGGAATACACACCCAGGAAGGTGCCTGATGAAAAGGATGTTGTTGGAACGGACTCTCAT TTGTTCTCTGTAATTCCTCGCCACTTCCTGCCCGGCATTAAGAGCCCTTGCTGGTATGAGGAGTTCTCCAGTGAACGCAGCACTGATCTGTACCGGAGGAACCTCTTCACTCAGCGCTCAAAGACCTTCAAGACTGTGTGTGACCACATGAGGACTAATTTCCAGCAGCACTTGTATCACAGAGGAAGCAAAGTGTTTCGCCTACGCTGCTTACCGTACTTCTACATCATCGGACAGCCGAAGTGCGGCACAACCGACTTGTTCCACCGGCTGCTGCTGCATCCAGAGGTCAAGTTCAACACCATGAAGGAACCGCACTGGTGGACCAGGAAACGCTTCG GTTATATTCGTTTCAAAGATGGCTTCCAGGAAAGTTTCCCTGTGGAAGATTATCTGGATCTGTTTGACTTGGCAGCCCAAAACATCCAAGAAG GTGAAGCCAGTGCTTCCACTATGTGGGACAACCAGGCCTGGAGCTACCTTCACACAGACAGGGAGGAGACAGAGCCCCCGTTCCTGGCCCAGGACTTCATTCACACAGTCCAGCCTGGTGCCAAAATCATCATCATGCTTAGAGATCCAGTAGAAAG ACTTTATTCGGACTATCTGTACTTCAAGATGGCCAACAAGTCAGCAGAGGACTTCCATCAGAAGGTCGTGGACTCTGTACATCTGTTTCAGTCCTGCCTGTCCGACAGGTCTCTTCATTCCTGCGTTTACGACACCAGCCTCTCCAACTCCATGCCG GTCAGGCTACATTTAGGGATGTACATCATCTTCCTGCTGGACTGGCTGACAGTTTTCGATAGGGAGCAGATTATAGTTCTTCGACTGGAGGACTACGCAGCTAACCTTGAAGTGACAATCAAGAAAGTTTTTGATTTCTTGAGAGTAG GTCCTCTGTCTGAGCAGGGGGAGGCAGCGCTGACCAAGCGGCCCCTGTCTAACACCCGGCGCACAGCAGACAGGAACCTGGGTCCTATGCTTCCAGCCACTAAAGACTTTCTCAGGGAATTTCACAAACCCTTCAACCAAAAACTGGCTAGTGTGTTGGACAACAAAGCCTTCCTCTGGAGTAACTCCTGA